The genomic stretch AGCACAGAAGAATAGCCTAGATTAAGAAAAAGTTTTATCAAAGTTAGAATTTTGGGAAAAATGCTTATTCCCTTCGTTTGCTGATAGTCTAAAAATATGAAGCTTGAGCTGGCATATGATTATCTTAGCTTGGCATAAGACTGGAGGTACGGGTGAAGCAGCTgtcctggctctgtccacaggCAGCCAAAtccacccaccagcacctctaaagctcactgattaacatgttaCATCAGGTTTGTTTAATCCGGTGGGAAAATTTGAAGCTTAAAAACAACACTGTATGGGTTTACATGAGTTGTGTGCAGAAGTATTTCTCAACTAGGTGCAGTGGCTTCGTGGTGTCACCACCATAAATTTGCCAAGTAACCAGCGGCGCCTGACATGAGAATGATCTAAACCAGTGCTTTAATGACGAGCCCTAGGCTTATTCAATCTATTTGCCCAAATATAGttcagcattcattcattcagaatTACTTCCTTTGCAAACCTTTCTAAAGTTGTTTGGGGTTTGTTTGGAAGTGGTCTCAGTGTTGATGCTCTCTGCTTTACTGGGACTAACGCATCATATTTAGAAGGTGGTCATTTCAAAGCACTTAGATACATACGGATTAATTAGatacagagaagaagaaaaactgtcaTCATTAGAAAGCCATCCTCAGCTGTGTGAAAGATGAGGGGAATTCAGAAAATAAACTCCAAGCTCTCTGGAGTTGTAGTTATGTGACTGAACCTGACTCAGCACTGTGTTATGATGTtctgaaacacactgagaggCAGCATCTCCTCCCATTATCTTTACATTATTCAAACATAGTGTGTCATTCCTCTGAAGTGGTACAATTGCctgtttcactgtcagtgttgtttttttttctgtttatttctttcattatgTTCTATAAACTGTGCCTTTGGATCGCGTTCTGTCTGTGGATTAAATGTACTGTGATTATggtttgtctgtatttgtgaTGAGATGTCTTTTTCtctaatgtatttgtttttccaaTTGTTTCTACTTGTTCTGTTCTTGTTCCTGGActccaaaatgtctttttttttgctcccaGTGACTGCTTTGTCTCTGCTCAGTGATGAAACTAGCTCTACTGAGCCCGTCTTTGATCAGAATGATTGTTCCTGCACTTTGCACGtctctttttaaaaagaaaatcatgtgCATTGACCCTGGACGTGATAACAGTGCATCCCTGCTGTCGTCTGTCAGCCTCTTGGACCTTAAAAAGTGTCCCATGTTCCTCTCCTGCATtaatgtcctctgtcctcttgcCCTGCAGGGAGTGGTTCTTCCTGCTGTCCCACGAGGTGCTTAACCCCATGTACTGTCTGTTTGAATACGCCGGCAAGAACAACTACTGTCTGCAGATCAACCCGGCCTCCTCCATCAACCCCGACCACCTCACATACTTCCGCTTCATCGGACGCTTCATCGCCATGGTGAGCATGACTTAATAGAATGGACTAGTTTTATTAAAATGATACTGAAAAGATGAAATCTCTGGCTCGGCCGCAtcagtttttaattttcttttttaaactctcCAGCAATGTCATAGGAGTGCAACGTTAAACTTGTACTCAGTTAAAAAGGCAAATGTAAACATGACAGCAGTATGTTCAGGGCGAATTTTGTACAGAAACTCGTCAGACATTAAACCGACTGAACTCCATTTGATggcaacagaaatgtgaaagCAGAGGTTCCTGTAAAGAGCATGTACATGTAAATGTTGTTTGACAGCTGGAGCCAGAGATTTTTCCTTTGAATaatcagcacagacagaaacattgcTTCCATGTGTGTGCTGACATATttatgagctgtttttaaatgtgttttttgagcCAAATGCTTATGCACTTGCTCCATTGGCATAgtttcttttttagtttttttagtttttattttatttatttatttatttatgggggggggggggggggtcttttgcctttatttgatagtgACAATGATCTATGAACACATAGATAAACGTGAACAGTGGTATGACATACAGCATGGGTCCCCAGCTGGACTGAAAGCAGGGACCACAGACAAggctttcattttttcagtttttcctgaACTTAATATGTAAGAACTGTCTTTGGTCTTCTGAAATAAATATATTCAGCAGCATCTTTTACATAGAAATCTTGTTCAGTATGAAGGCCTGTTTTGACAAGAGAGAAACACTCTTACTGCAGCAGTAGGAACGatatatttctctctctcactctctctccttcacacacatttgtttccaTTGCGTATGGGGACATTACAGAGACTTAGACTCATTTCCTGAAAACTAACCCTAAGCCTCAACCCTAGAATTGAATGATGAACGTAATGGAGTCCAGCATTATGGTCCTCACAAAGTTGTTGGACCCCACACCATGAGTGGGTTTCTGGTGTTTGGACCccacaaatacagacaaacacaaactcatgAGATATTATGAAATGGGATTTAGTGTGAAGACGAGCACTTTTTGTCATCATCAGACAGGCGTAGTTGCCGTCCACAGGTGGTGATTGTAAACAATACCCAGGTGAGAGGTAGACAGTTAGCATGTGAGTTAGCACGTAACGTCACATGCAGGGTTTTCTGTCTATCCCATGGATGCTGACATTATGTGGTACGGGTCCTTACTGCTGCCATGTGTAAAATTCAATAGTTTCTGACTTTCACTAACATGATTTACAGTTTACACtataatgtctctctctctctgggacCAGCTCCAGAAAGCTGTAGGCCCCAAAAACCGacaccctccacccctccttcAGTCTGCCACCCCACCCCTCACCCACACCATGACCTCACTGCCGCACCCAACCCACACCCGCCAGCAGCTGCCTATATTTAGTCCTAAAATGCACTTTGCTGACTTGCCTTATAAAGATGCTTGTCTCTACGAGGCCTGAACGACCAAGCCCCTCAGActgcctccttttctttctcctctctttaccTTTTGTATTTTCCCATCTTTTCCACTgacatcctctcctctgtctatctgtctataAATCTTCctgccgtctgtgtgtgtgtgtgtgtgtgtgtgtgtgtgtgtgtgtgtgtgtgtgtgtgtgtgtgtgtgtgtgtgtgtgtgtgtcgcactGGCTGTGAGACAGACTCATGGTCATTCAGGATACAGTAGGACAGAACAGACTGTGACTGAGTCAGTCAGTGGGCGCCTGTGTTGTTCTTGGCTCATTGCAGCTCAGAGCCCTCTGTGGTTTTTATAACATTAAACAGCTCCGTCTGGCTGAATCTACTCACTCTACctctctgtgaacacacacacacacacacacacacacacacacacacacacacacacacaggagagatgaTGACTTGGTCTGAATCTGTCTGAATGTATTCAGTTAGCGTAATGTGTTGGCTCTGTATCATGATCTAATCTTGGAGTTTTCACCATGAAAATAAGGACAAAAGGTAAATAATAAGTCATTTTGAAGTCAGGCGTGCGCATGGCTGCAGTTACAATGTCAGTTCCCCTCTGGACCATTAAGAAACAAATACATATGTCACCTTGTGCGGCTGGAGTTGTAGAAAGCTGCACAGATTAAGCGTTTGGGGCGGATATTATATGAATTATCAGTTGTGGTTTTGTCCCAGTAAATTCATGTCTATAAGCAGGTGAGGAGTTTTTGCGGGTAAAGGATTTTGACAGGAGAATTAATTCAGGCTGCCATACTTCCAGAAATAAAAGGCCCATTCATGTTTCCTGTAAAGGTGACGGCTGTTATTTCTAACACTTGAATGGGCATGATACAATCCCCAGATAATCATCAGCACGAACACCGAAAGGCTGAGAAGAATATACGAGCAGTTTGTCAAGAGCAAATTTGAACCATATGTCACCAATGGCCATACAGTAACACTGTAATACCACCAAATTACAGCGGAGGAAAAACACTCCCGTCGCTTCTCTGCTTCATTAGATCCAGAGACTCAAACCTGCCATATCATCAGGTTTAGTGAACTTTTTCTTCATCGCTTTCTGGATCTGAGCAGTGAACACCAGGTGACATTCCTTATTGTGGTTTTTAATGTAACAAATCCTCCCTGCAGGCTTTGTACCATGGGAAGTTCATCGACACCGGCTTCACGCTGCCGTTCTACAAGCGAATGCTGGACAAGAAACCCACGCTCAAAGACCTGGAGTCCATTGACCCTGAGTTTTATAACTCCATCATGTGGGTCAAGTAAGTATCACAGGATGGGTTACCTCTGGATGTTTGTCTTATTGTCATTTAATGCTCACAAGGGTAGAAAGTGGAGGGAAATAATCAGTCAAGACATTTCAGACCTCTTTATAAACACCACTGAACTGATGAGGCTTAGCTAGAAGTGAGAGCCTGATTTTCTCAGTCCCACACAAGTGAACAGATCTCTAACTCAGTGTCTAAAAGGCGGAGTAGCAGGAAATGTCCAATTTAAAAGAATTATCCTTCTTGCAAGAAATGTAGCCAAGGCTGTTGACTTAaatttgtgggtgtgtgtgtgtgtgtctgtctagaGAGAACAACCTTGAGGAATGTGGTGTGGAGCTGTATTTTGCACAGGACATGGAGATCCTCGGGAAGGTTTCCACTCACCAGCTGAAAGACGACGGAGAGAACGAGCTGGTCACAGAGCAGAACAAGGAGGAATACATCGGGTGAGTTAACATGAGCCGCGATGACCACGACAGctgaacagacagagaagaatgAAAACTTTATCAACGAAAAGTCGAAGAAATGATGTCAGTGACGGAGACCAAACCGTAGAAACCAACCACTGTTCCTTCCCTCAGCCTGCTGACAGACTGGAGGTTCACTCGAGGGGTGGAGGAGCAGACTAAAGCCTTCCTGGACGGCTTCAACGAGGTGGTTCCTCTGGAGTGGCTGCGCTACTTTGATGAAAAGGAgctggaggtgaggaggagtgggagggtTTGGATTCTCACTTTACTGCCATGTAATGACAGTCCTTTTCAGGCAGTGATAAtaacaaaactttatttatacatccAATTTCATCCAAGAAGATGCAGCGTAATATGATTcagagaagatggaggaaacTGAGACATTAAAAACGGAGCAGAGATGATTTCTTAAATGAGAGATTTCAGAATGAAATGAATAGCAAATGAAAACTGGATGAGGTCAAACACAGTGAAAGTTTCTGGATAAAGCTTGTTTTTCAAACTTGCCTTGAAGTCTTCTTTCAAAAGTTGCTGCACAGATCTACTTGGAGACTAATTCATCGTGGGGGTGTGTATGAACTGAACACATCACTGCCATCAGTGAACGTTAATACTACTGTGTGCTGCCCATACGGAGTGTCTGTTCTGCCTGTTTTTTGTCAGTTACACttttacaacaaacaaatgCTTTCCAGGATTTCAATGGTAgaaaacctgctgctgagcaggATGAATGGAGAGGAAGCTGTAGTGAGTCCCGGCCCGGCTGTAGTTTGTAAATCGCTGCAGATCCTGATTGATGAACAGTTTCTCCTTGagtcctgctgcagctttcatcTAAATGAGTCTACATCCCAGCAGACAGTCTAACAGAGACAGGGACTTCAATCAGTCTGGACTCGAGATTGGACATGTTGTGACTcgctgtgtcctctgtctgaGTGACACAAACACGCATATCCAGAacaaaggacacacagctgcactctGGATTTCAAATGTCACTTTGTTTGTTGCAGCTGATGCTGTGTGGGATGCAGGAGATCGATTTGGCTGACTGGCAGAAGAACACCATCTATAGGCATTACACCAAGAACAGCAAGCAGATCCACTGGTTCTGGCAGGTACAGCCACACTCATGTTAGAAGCTGCagaagctaaacacacacacacgtctgctACGATGAAATGCATACGATGAATGACGGAGCTGTGTTCCTGCAGGTGGTGAAAGAGATGGACAACGAGAAGAGAATCCGTCTGCTTCAGTTTGTAACGGGAACCTGTCGGCTGCCTGTCGGAGGCTTCGCTGAGCTCATAGGTACACAACGCtaatacacacaacacacacaacaccacatCCATGACGTGTCACTGTCCTTTAGAAAGCTTTGACATACTTTGACATAAGCAACAACATCCATCAGACGTATAACATCTAACGTGACTGtgttgttctgctggagttagtgctgtggaaatgtacTTTTACTAGGTTTTTGTAGGTTGCAAGTAAATTTAAACTCGTGGTTACAATTCGTAAAACATATTCTAAATGATGTGCTTCCCTAAGATGATTAACTTGAAATaacttgttgttttgttgttgttgttatttttactcCCTCAGGAAGTAACGGTCCCCAAAAGTTCTGCATAGACAAGGTGGGGAAGGAGACTTGGCTTCCGAGAAGCCACACATGGTAAGCCGCTGCCTCATCTGTGAACATGGCGAACACTGTGGATAAGAGTAAAGACTAAATTACACTGACACCGAGCCTGATGACAGTGTGATCACAAAGAGGAATGACTAACAGCGACCCGTTtgcctcctcctcacagctTCAATCGTCTGGACCTGCCACCCTACAGAAGCCTGGAGCAGCTCCGAGAGAAACTCCTGTTCGCCATCGAGGAGACGGAGGGATTTGGACAGGAGTAACGCAGGCAGTGGACACGAGGCAGTTCAAGGAGAACACTTAATTCAATGGGATTGCTtttgttattaatattattattttgaatttgttaaTCACAGGGCTGAGAAATCACCTGTCATCTATAGCCCCTCACCTGGGGGAGGATCATGTTCGTGAACTGGGAGACAAGAACATAGAGGGAGAGTGTGGATGCTTAGTtgtgggtgtgcgtgcgtggTTGCTCACATTAATGCCATTGTGTATATGCATATAAATGGTGTGTATGTCTATGTGGGTTTGACAGGATGGCACATACAGAGAATTATATTTGACTAGTctcaccccacccccccccacgTACACCTCTACTCACTGCTTAGAAACGCACCAAAACCAGACAACAGGATCATTGTAATGTCGGCGGTGActcacaacaacagcacagctACCCGTAAATGCAGTATGACATATCTACCAGAGAGAAATaccttttttaacattttaaagtgacgagagagacggagagtgtgggagaaagagaggcagagtgtgagtgcatgtgtgtctgtctacgAGAGACAAGAGAGCTGTTATCAAGAACTAGTGCGCCTCTGTTACAGAGGCTCGAGAGACgagatgtgattttattttttatttttctgtttacctgtgaaattCAGCGTTTTTCTCCTGTACATAACTAAAATAAATGAGATTTCAATCTTGAGCTGAATTCAtgcttcctctttttgtttttttcaagagAAATATTCAAGGTTTGGAGAAACCTCAATGCGACGTGCTGTTTGAACACCTTAAACCGAGTTTTGTTCATCcaccaaaacagcaaatgacAAAGCACAAGTCCTAGAAACTTTGCCAAAGAATTACTTCCTCACAAATCATTTGATTAGCTATCTTAGCCCTCTGCATTTGATTGAGTGTTACTTCATTGTAAATGTCATATTATCACAGCTTATCAAGTGCTGTAAGCAGTAATCACACTCCCATTCCTTCATGTATTAATAATTCAGTAGGAGAGAAGTGGGATGAAAGTTTTTCAGATAAACATTATTTTAAAAGGTAAAGTTACAGACAGAAACTCATTTTGGTTGTGACCAAAAACTTGTGTGTTCTATCAAAACCAGGTGCTATTCTGTATGAATGTGGA from Chaetodon auriga isolate fChaAug3 chromosome 6, fChaAug3.hap1, whole genome shotgun sequence encodes the following:
- the wwp2 gene encoding NEDD4-like E3 ubiquitin-protein ligase WWP2 isoform X5; this translates as MIKEHPLPPGWEMKYTAEGVRYFVDHNSRTTTFKDPRPGFESGSRQGGSPGAYDRSFRWKYHQFRFLCHSNALPSHVKISVSRQTLFEDSFQQIMNVKPYDLRRRLYIIMRGEEGLDYGGIAREWFFLLSHEVLNPMYCLFEYAGKNNYCLQINPASSINPDHLTYFRFIGRFIAMALYHGKFIDTGFTLPFYKRMLDKKPTLKDLESIDPEFYNSIMWVKENNLEECGVELYFAQDMEILGKVSTHQLKDDGENELVTEQNKEEYIGLLTDWRFTRGVEEQTKAFLDGFNEVVPLEWLRYFDEKELELMLCGMQEIDLADWQKNTIYRHYTKNSKQIHWFWQVVKEMDNEKRIRLLQFVTGTCRLPVGGFAELIGSNGPQKFCIDKVGKETWLPRSHTCFNRLDLPPYRSLEQLREKLLFAIEETEGFGQE